In a single window of the Coffea eugenioides isolate CCC68of chromosome 3, Ceug_1.0, whole genome shotgun sequence genome:
- the LOC113766517 gene encoding putative disease resistance protein RGA3, with amino-acid sequence MADALLGPAVQVLVRTAINSASEQIGQFVGFKNDLKKLQKTLIEIQAVLRDAEKKQVTENYVKIWLEDLERVAFDADNLLDDFNYEMIRRKVEIQNQMKRKVCFFFSVSNPIAFRCRMAKKIQKINMDLTSIHERRTKLGLLRSQNGARDAPAFMESRETDSVTTDTVGRDDNVSAIVTELTATSNNETISVLPIVGMGGIGKTTVARKVFHDLNIENHFDERMWVCVSGFEKHFDANRLFGLMLESLKVPMPEVASKEAKVQKLKEILDGKEPNGKKYLLVLDDVWSEDPAPWDGFLDSLRGISSAKGSWILVTTRNEQVATITAISSRPCSLEELSDYDCWLILEKKAFGSREAPDDLKELGLELAKKCQGLPLAASVLGGMLRNKGSDVWHSILDTGLQNIGGNRNDYINKILKLSFDHLPYPSLKKCFAYCSIFPRGFEMERNQLIQLWAAEGFLHSNPRNKMCMEEVGKLYFNILLDSNLFQDAEKDGYGNVLNCKMHDLVHGMVQSISDSKTLRLTESGSVHMETASIRYLALERSEKEMPFPSTESFKRVTTLFLQGSRSLNDREMSFFMLRTLRVKYCDSLTKFPKNFKNLVNLRHFDFFSEDKSSDIMPFEIGQLQFLQTLPFFNIGEERGQQIGELRNLKNLSGQLELCNLELVKSKEEAESANLIGKPNIDELRLLWNEIDNSKNNDSEYNQVLEGLHPHPNLKGVIIERFFGDQLSTWIGELGRLVKFKLQNCKNCKELPTFGNMPFLRSLHLKGLDSLTSIGPSFYGRSGVHSGSTSQRPLNLFPALEDLILENMQNLREWTEATVHDGTMVVFPVLHTDQITNQWLSTLVLTIMLLNIWLVLSP; translated from the exons ATGGCGGATGCACTGCTCGGTCCCGCAGTACAAGTTCTAGTGCGGACGGCAATAAACTCGGCTTCAGAACAAATTGGCCAGTTTGTTGGCTTCAAGAATGATTTGAAGAAACTGCAGAAAACGTTGATTGAAATCCAGGCTGTCCTTCGTGACGCAGAGAAAAAGCAGGTGACCGAAAATTACGTGAAGATTTGGCTGGAGGACCTTGAACGTGTGGCTTTTGATGCTGATAATTTGCTGGATGACTTCAACTATGAAATGATTCGACGCAAAGTTGAGATCCAAAACCAAATGAAGAGGAAGGTATGCTTCTTCTTCTCAGTCTCCAATCCCATTGCATTTCGTTGCAGAATGgccaaaaaaattcaaaaaatcaataTGGATTTGACAAGTATTCATGAACGAAGAACGAAACTTGGCCTCCTCCGGTCACAGAATGGAGCTAGAGATGCACCTGCTTTTATGGAGAGCAGAGAGACCGACTCTGTTACTACTGATACTGTTGGAAGAGATGATAATGTTTCAGCAATAGTAACAGAGTTGACTGCCACCAGTAACAATGAAACTATCTCCGTTCTTCCCATAGTGGGGATGGGCGGGATCGGGAAGACCACTGTGGCTCGAAAAGTTTTCCATGATCTAAATATTGAAAACCATTTTGACGAGAGAATGTGGGTGTGCGTATCAGGTTTTGAAAAACATTTCGATGCCAACAGGCTTTTCGGTTTGATGCTTGAATCATTGAAAGTCCCCATGCCTGAAGTTGCGAGTAAGGAAGCCAAAGTCCAGAAGCTTAAGGAAATATTGGATGGTAAAGAACCGAATGGTAAAAAGTATCTATTGGTCCTCGATGATGTATGGAGTGAGGACCCCGCACCATGGGATGGGTTTCTTGATTCTTTGCGAGGCATTAGCTCAGCCAAGGGGAGCTGGATTCTTGTGACCACCCGTAACGaacaagtggcaaccatcacAGCAATTTCTTCTCGTCCTTGTTCCTTAGAGGAATTATCAGATTATGATTGTTGGCTCATCCTTGAAAAAAAAGCATTTGGTTCCAGGGAAGCACCGGATGATCTAAAAGAGTTAGGATTAGAGCTTGCAAAGAAATGCCAAGGCTTACCATTAGCTGCAAGTGTTCTTGGCGGTATGTTGCGCAACAAGGGAAGTGACGTATGGCATTCAATTTTAGATACTGGGCTTCAAAATATAGGTGGAAACAGAAATGATTACATcaataaaattttgaagttGAGCTTTGATCATCTTCCATATCCATCTCTTAAAAAGTGTTTTGCATATTGTTCAATTTTTCCCCGGGGTTTTGAAATGGAAAGGAATCAACTAATCCAACTTTGGGCTGCAGAAGGATTTCTTCATTCAAATCCAAGAAACAAGATGTGTATGGAAGAAGTTGGTAAGCTatattttaacattttgttGGATAGTAACTTATTTCAAGATGCAGAGAAGGATGGTTATGGGAATGTTTTGAATTGCAAAATGCATGATCTTGTGCATGGCATGGTGCAATCCATTTCCGATTCCAAAACTTTAAGGTTGACAGAGTCTGGTAGTGTTCATATGGAAACGGCTTCTATTCGGTATCTTGCACTGGAGAGAAGTGAAAAAGAAATGCCATTTCCTTCCACTGAAAGTTTCAAGCGTGTTACGACATTGTTTTTGCAAGGAAGCAGATCACTTAATGATAGGGAGATGTCATTTTTTATGTTGCGA ACATTAAGAGTTAAATATTGTGACTCACTGACAAAGTTTCCTaagaatttcaagaatttgGTGAATTTGAGGCACTTTGACTTTTTCTCTGAGGATAAATCAAGTGATATCATGCCTTTTGAGATCGGACAGTTGCAATTTCTCCAAACTTTGCCATTTTTCAATATTGGTGAAGAAAGAGGTCAACAAATTGGAGAATTGAGGAATTTGAAGAATCTCAGTGGACAACTAGAGTTATGCAATCTTGAATTAGTGAAAAGCAAGGAAGAAGCCGAGTCTGCAAATCTGATTGGGAAGCCAAACATTGATGAGTTAAGATTACTGTGGAATGAAATagataattcaaaaaataatgATAGTGAATACAATCAAGTGTTGGAAGGCTTGCATCCTCACCCAAATTTGAAAGGTGTGATAATTGAAAGATTTTTTGGTGACCAGCTTTCGACATGGATTGGAGAACTCGGGAGATTGGTGAAATTCAAATtgcaaaattgcaaaaattgcaAAGAGTTACCAACTTTTGGAAACATGCCTTTCCTCAGATCTCTTCACTTGAAAGGACTTGATAGCCTAACAAGTATAGGCCCTTCTTTTTATGGCAGATCAGGCGTGCATAGTGGCAGTACCAGTCAAAGACCCCTAAACTTGTTTCCAGCACTTGAAGATCTCATTCtggaaaatatgcaaaatttgagggAATGGACGGAAGCAACAGTTCATGATGGGACAATGGTAGTGTTTCCAGTCCTTCATACG GACCAAATTACCAATCAGTGGCTGAGCACACTTGTATTGACAATAATGCTCCTCAACATTTGGTTGGTCTTGAGTCCTTAG